TTCAGACAAAAGATCTAGAGGTTCCTAAGTGACTCTCTGGCACCTGTCCCCAGGCTTCCTCTCCTGATGCCCTGCTTACCTTCATCTAGGTGGCACTCAGCACTTCCCTCCTCTGGAAGCCCTCCTCATCCTCTCAGTCCAGCCAGGTGCCCCGCTCCAGGCTCCCACAGCTCCTAACACCTGGCACTGCAAATGCTTCCTGCCCATCAGCCTCCCCACTAAGCTGCTGCACCCTGAGGTCTGGCTCTGTGTCTTATCAGCGCTGCATTCCCGCTCATCCTGAGATACAGCACGTGCTAAATTCTCACTAAATGCTTCCTGCCTGATCACCAGCAGTAATCTGCAGTTTTGGAGTTGCTTTTATAGTTCTTCAAGACCAGGCGCTCTAAGCACTGCCAGATTCAAGCAAAATACCACTTTAACTCCCAGAAAAGAGGGATGGTCTGAAGATAAATCAAACCCCCGAACATGTTGCCTTACAGACATGGAGACCCCTGAGGGCACATACGGATATCACATATGTGTGCTCCGAATTTTCACTGTCATTCATTTGTAAAGTTGACGTCAGGTTATATGCCTTTAACAAGggaagcatttgttttttgtttttgtttttttaattgcaatcacttttttcagaaagaatttatacacacacacacacacacactttatctGCACATCTCAAAATCTTACTCTTACTGAAACTGGATTGAGGGTTAGCAATGCCTATCAGAAACTGTTTCTACTTATTTGAAAGTTTAAGCAAGGTTAACTACATGAGGCAGATAGGTTTCTTTAAGACAACAGAATGTTATGGAAAACCAATTGTCGTTGGACATGAAGCCATGGATGGTGTTATTTCTACCTGCAATCCAGGACTACTGGTGGAAATATTAAACACCGGGCACTAATACTCCAAACAGCCACAACGTTTAAAAATACTGAACATCTTTAGGGATCTGATAACTTTATAAATCCTATATAGAGGCATCTATAAAGGAAAGACACCCCCAGTAGAGCGAGTGATTAGTCCAAACTCCTAGTGGCCTCAGAGGGAAGGTCCCCTCCTTTACTCTGAAagtacccccccacacacacacacttcctcgGAAGAGTCAGAAGAGGAAGCTTATGCAGAGGAGGGTCTGatttctgcttctccctcctgCCCATCACACCTCTCAGTTCCCCACTCAGAAGGCTGTGTGTgcgtccccaggctgggggctcaAAGGCAGATGCTGTGATGCTTCCAGGTAGATCTACCAGCCCACACTGTGAGCCAGCAGCTTCTGAGTGTTCTTTCCCCTGAAAAATCAAATGATCTCTGCTGCCAGCAAGGACTGGGGTCCCTGGAGAAGCGTCTAGGGCCCAGATCAGGAGAACCTGTGCATCACAGCACAAGCTTAGGTCTCACCCTCTAGGGCAGCCAGACCTTCACAAGGAGAAATGGAGTCAAGACTAAAGGGGGTTTTAAAGTTTCTCACAATGAGAACTAAAACCCAACTTACCAAATTGCCTCGGCAACTTCATCTTTCATCTTGTTCAGATAGACACCTTGTTCCCACGTGCATCCTTTATTCAAAAACTCAAAGCAAATAATCACAAGCAAACTTGTTCTGCTCACTGGGCCCGGGAGGGACATCTCACCAGCTACCGACTCTCCATCCTCCAATCCCATCTCCCTGGAGCGGAGGTCCCTCAGTATAAGGCTTCAAGAAACATGCTGCTAAGGTCTCATCATTCTTTAAATTCACTTGTCTATCTGAATTGCTAAATAAGGCAATTAATCACCATCTAACATTGGAATTATTCAAAATCATTTGCCTCTTGGCAGCTTTCTCCCACTTGAGCCTTACATTATTAGTTAACTTTTCCATGCCTTGTCCTCCCCACTGGATTGTCAGCTTCTTGAAGTAAGGAAGTGAATGTCCCTTTCCTTTAATGTTCCACAGAATGGGTCCTTAGAATGACATTTTCTGAATACCCTCTGGATGAGGGGGAGGGAACAGCAGGCAGGAACAAACAGTAAGTAACAGCTCTTGCTTGTCCATTCTCATTCTCAGCTGGGGCTGCTGAATGGTGCCATTAATAAATGTTCCACTCCCTATTGATAACAGAGCTTAATACTTCCCCAAATAAACCAGATCTGAAAAACTGGGGGGTCAAAAAACTAGTATCACCGGCAAGCCCAGGCATAAAGGGGAGGGCCCAGCAGGTCGCAGTCAGCAGAGAGTCTGtgaagattttatatatgtatgtatatatatatatgtacacacgtGCAGAGCCTACCCCAAGGGCTCTAAGACTGGAGAATTAATGGAACTAAATCACCAAAATTTGACGGACACTTTTCATGGTGGTAGAACCAGTTCTGAGCTTTCTTCATGCTCTTGCCTACAGCCAGGCCAATCAGCTACTCAGTCCGGATCCCCAAAAGGGGCAGTGCCTCCCCTGGGCTAGTGGCCACCAGGACCACGACCGTGTCAAAAACCCAAGCACGCAACAGCCAGAATGGCTTGACCTAGCTTCTTCGGACAGTAGCCCAGAGACAGTTACTGGCAGACAACTTTGTGTTCCCCCAAACTTCCCGCTGGCGGACTCCGTGCGGCCAGAACTTCTTGCAGGGTAGCACCTGGAAGAGCAAGTCTCAAAAAACGAACAAAACGAGCCGCGCATCCGTTGTTTCGAAGCGACCGGTGTACtcctctaaaataaaaaagatttctgTCTGCAAATCCCGTTTGCTCGCCCGGTaatccacccccgcccccaccccggcgTGTCCGACCCGTACAGCTGTTTTTAATCCCTCCTTTTCTCACTTGGCGTCCCGGGCTCGGGTTGACCAGACGCGGAGCCACTTAGcgtttcctcctccccctgccgGGGTCTGTCCTCCCTCCGCCGtctcctccccgcctccctcgCCCCCCCGCCTGCATCCCCGGGGGGCAGAGTGTGGGAAGAACGAATTTCCGCCGGGTTAGTTCGCCACTCGCCGACTCGGGTCCCTTCCGGACGCAGCCCGCACACCCCCGGCTCCTCCGCGGGCTCTTCCACCGAGGCCGCGCTACCGGTCCCGGACCGGGAGCGAGGAGGCGCAGGCTGCGGGGGCTGAGCCTCCCGGGCGCAGCAGCCGAGCCGCGCCGGGAGGAGCTCTTGGAAGGGCTCCCGCCTGCAGCTGGGGAATCCGCTCGGCGGGGAGAATCCGTGCCAGGGAATCCAGCTCTCCGGACTCAAACTGCAAACAAAAAGCTCAGGTCTTgctccctccctccgccccccgACGCGCACCCGGAGAAACAGTTTTCTGCAGAAATGCAACAAGTAGCACTCGGAGCTCGCGGGGCGCCCCGCGCCGCCTAACTTGGCCAGGCAAAACCTCTGCAGAGACCCGGGCCAGCCACCGGACAAAGGGCGGAGGAGGGGCTGGACGGCGCTGCAAAGTCCGAAAGAGGCCATTTAGCGACTCTGGCCAGGCCAAGGGGAATGCAGAGGAGACACAGAGCCGGCGGGCCAAGAGGACGATCCGGCCTCAGCACGCAGGACGGGCGGCGATGGAGGCTGCTCGCGCCGTGCGCTTCTTGCTCGTGGTGTGCGGCTGCCTCGCGCTGCCGCCGCGGGCCCAGACGGTATGCCCGGAGCGCTGCGACTGCCAGCACCCCCAGCACCTTCTGTGCACCAACAGGGGGCTCCGAGCCGTGCCCAAGACCAGCTCGCTGCCGAGCCCGCAGGACGTGCTCACTTACAGCCTCGGCGGCAACTTCATAACCAACATCACGGCCTTCGACTTCCACCGCCTGGGGCAGCTCAGACGGCTGGACCTGCAGTATAATCAGATCCGCTTTCTGCACCCCAAGACCTTCGAGAAGCTCTCCCGGCTGGAGGAGCTCTACCTGGGCAACAACCTCCTGCAGACGCTCGCTCCCGGGACACTGGCGCCGCTGCGCAAGCTGCGCATCCTCTACGCCAACGGGAACGAGATCGGCCGCCTCAGCCGCGGCTCCTTCGAAGGCCTAGAGAGTCTCGTCAAGCTGCGGCTGGACGGGAACGCCTTGGGGGCGCTTCCGGACGCCGTCTTCGCCCCCTTGGGCAACTTGCTCTACCTGCATCTGGAGTCCAATCGGATCCGCTTTCTGGGCAAAAACGCCTTCGCCCAGTTGGGGAAGCTGCGCTTCCTCAACCTCTCTGCCAACGAGCTGCAGCCCTCCCTACGCCATGCAGCCACCTTCGCACCGCTGCGCTCCCTCTCCACTCTCATCCTCTCAGCCAACAGCCTGCAGCACCTCGGGCCGCGCATTTTCCAGCACCTGCCGCGCCTGGGCTTACTCTCGCTCAGGGGCAACCAGCTCACGCACCTCGCGCCCGAGGCCTTCTGGGGGTTGGAAGCCTTGCGCGAGCTGCGCCTGGAGGGGAATCGGCTGAGCCAGTTGCCCGTGGCGCTGCTGGAGCCTCTGCATAGCCTGGAGGCGCTGGACCTAAGCGGCAACGAGCTGTCCGCTCTGCACCCCACTGTCTTTGGCCACCTGGGCCGGCTGCGCGAGCTCAGCCTGCGCGACAACGCGCTCAGCGCCCTCTCCGGGGACATTTTCGCCGCCAGCCCAGCCCTCTACAGGCTGGATCTTGACGGCAATGGCTGGACCTGCGACTGCCGGCTGCGGGGCCTGAAGCGTTGGATGGGCGACTGGCACTCTCAAGGCCGGCTCCTCACCGTTTTCGTGCAGTGTCGCCACCCTCCGGCCCTGCGGGGCAAGTACCTGGATTACCTGGATGACCAACAACTGCAGAACGGGTCTTGTGCAGATCCCTCGCCCTCGGTTCCCCCAACTGCCGACGGCAAGCAGCTGCCCCTACCCACAGCCCAAGGGGAGGAGGTGGCGCCCCCTCCAGGTGCCCTTGCGCAGGAGCCTCCGCAGCCCCAGCCGCAGCAGCGGGGTCGATTTCTGCCAGGGGTGGCCTGGGACGGGGCTGCCAGGGAGCTCTTGGGTAACCGCAGTGCCCTTAGGCTGAGCCGACGAGGCCCGGGCCTTCAGCAGCCGGGTTTGAACGCCGCTGCTGCCGCAGGCCCGGCGCCACACCCCCAGGACCTGCTGGAAAAGCCAGAGCGGGGACGTCCGACTGCGTTGGATCCTGCCCACGCGGAGCCCACCCAGACGGCCGCGGCTGGCTCGGCGCCAGCCGGAGACCCATGGCAGCGCGCAGCGAAGCAGCGCCTAGCGGCGCCGCAACTAGAAACCGCAGCCCAATCCGACGGCGGGGTCGGCCTGCCGCCGCTGGTATCTGACCCGTGTGACTTCAACAAGTTCATCCTGTGCAACCTGACAGTGGAGGCGGTGGGCGCAGACAGCGCTTCGGTGCGCTGGGCGGTGCGCGAGCACCGCAGCCCCCGGCCGCTGGGCGGCGCGCGCTTCCGACTGCTCTTCGACCGCTTTGGGCAGCAGCCTAAATTCCACCGTTTCGTCTACCTGCCCGAGCGCAGCGACTCGGCCACGCTGCGGGAGCTGCGCGGAGACACTCCCTACCTGGTGTGCGTGGAGGGCGTGCTCGGCGGCCGGGTCTGCCCTGTGGCTCCCCGGGACCACTGCGCGGGGCTGGTCACCCTGCCAGAGTCTGGGAGCCGAAGCAGCGTCGACTACCAACTGCTGACCTTGGCCCTGCTGGCCGTCAACGCGCTGCTGGTGCTCCTGGCCTTGGCCGCCTGGGCGT
This Phacochoerus africanus isolate WHEZ1 chromosome 16, ROS_Pafr_v1, whole genome shotgun sequence DNA region includes the following protein-coding sequences:
- the TRIL gene encoding TLR4 interactor with leucine rich repeats; translation: MEAARAVRFLLVVCGCLALPPRAQTVCPERCDCQHPQHLLCTNRGLRAVPKTSSLPSPQDVLTYSLGGNFITNITAFDFHRLGQLRRLDLQYNQIRFLHPKTFEKLSRLEELYLGNNLLQTLAPGTLAPLRKLRILYANGNEIGRLSRGSFEGLESLVKLRLDGNALGALPDAVFAPLGNLLYLHLESNRIRFLGKNAFAQLGKLRFLNLSANELQPSLRHAATFAPLRSLSTLILSANSLQHLGPRIFQHLPRLGLLSLRGNQLTHLAPEAFWGLEALRELRLEGNRLSQLPVALLEPLHSLEALDLSGNELSALHPTVFGHLGRLRELSLRDNALSALSGDIFAASPALYRLDLDGNGWTCDCRLRGLKRWMGDWHSQGRLLTVFVQCRHPPALRGKYLDYLDDQQLQNGSCADPSPSVPPTADGKQLPLPTAQGEEVAPPPGALAQEPPQPQPQQRGRFLPGVAWDGAARELLGNRSALRLSRRGPGLQQPGLNAAAAAGPAPHPQDLLEKPERGRPTALDPAHAEPTQTAAAGSAPAGDPWQRAAKQRLAAPQLETAAQSDGGVGLPPLVSDPCDFNKFILCNLTVEAVGADSASVRWAVREHRSPRPLGGARFRLLFDRFGQQPKFHRFVYLPERSDSATLRELRGDTPYLVCVEGVLGGRVCPVAPRDHCAGLVTLPESGSRSSVDYQLLTLALLAVNALLVLLALAAWASRWLRRKLRARRKGGAPVHVRHMYSTRRPLRSMGTGVSADFSGFQSHRPRTTVCALSEADLIEFPCDRFMDSGGGGAGGSLRREDHLLQRFAD